In Raphanus sativus cultivar WK10039 unplaced genomic scaffold, ASM80110v3 Scaffold1146, whole genome shotgun sequence, one genomic interval encodes:
- the LOC108835772 gene encoding uncharacterized protein LOC108835772, whose translation MPQNPILEVEVFDVWGIDFMGPFPSSYGNKYILVAVDYVSKWVEAIASPTNDARVVTNMFKSIIFPRFGVPRVVISDGGSHFINKLLEGLLRKNGVKHKVATPYHPQTSGQVEVSNREIKSIMEKIVGITRKDWTAYKTPLGTTPFNLVYGKACHLPVKLEYKALWAVKLLNFDIKSAKEKRLFQPHELDEIRMDAFENSRIYKEKTKAFHDKNILKREFREGDQVLLYNSRLKLFPGKLKSRWSGPFKVKEIRPYGAIVLWSTDGSYFTVNGQRVKLYMADAPEEDGVSTPLSDPTPA comes from the exons ATGCCTCAAAATCCTATCCTAGAAGTTGAGGTCTTTGATGTGTGGGGTATTGACTTCATGGGACCATTTCCTTCATCATATGGGAACAAGTACATTCTTGTGGCTGTTGACTATGTATCAAAGTGGGTGGAAGCTATTGCTAGTCCCACCAATGATGCTAGAGTGGTGACCAACATGTTCAAGAGTATTATCTTCCCAAGGTTTGGAGTTCCAAGAGTTGTGATCAGTGATGGGGGTTCTCACTTCATTAACAAGCTGCTCGAAGGACTTCTAAGGAAGAATGGTGTGAAGCATAAGGTAGcaactccttaccatcctcagaCAAGTGGTCAAGTTGAGGTCtctaacagagagatcaaaTCCATTATGGAGAAGATTGTGGGGATCACGAGGAAAGATTG GACAGCTTACAAGACACCTTTGGGTACCACACCTTTCAACCTTGTCTATGGGAAAGCCTGTCATCTGCCTGTGAAGCTTGAGTACAAGGCATTATGGGCAGTGAAGTTGCTGAACTTCGACATCAAAAGTGCTAAGGAGAAAAGACTTTTCCAGCCACATGAGCTTGATGAGATAAGGATGGATGCTTTTGAGAATTCAAGGATCTACAAAGAAAAGACCAAAGCTTTCCATGACAAGAACATTCTGAAAAGAGAGTTCCGAGAGGGAGACCAAGTCCTTCTCTACAACTCTAGGCTGAAGTTGTTTCCAGGAAAGCTCAAGTCAAGATGGTCCGGTCCATTCAAGGTCAAAGAAATCAGACCTTATGGAGCAATAGTTCTATGGAGTACTGATGGAAGTTACTTCACAGTGAATGGGCAGAGGGTTAAGCTCTACATGGCGGATGCACCAGAGGAAGATGGAGtttcaactccactttctgatCCTACCCCAGCCtaa